The following are from one region of the Gambusia affinis linkage group LG02, SWU_Gaff_1.0, whole genome shotgun sequence genome:
- the plekhg4 gene encoding rho guanine nucleotide exchange factor 40 isoform X4: MDSESLDVCVQKALAAVFPPFQTSAPTLLPQVLAVVDSCYRGDGLRYLFHFLLPSKHFLQNLQQDACAPFSGLLFRHPGWPLCLHEKIVVHLCPLDPLLLHPGDFYLLLSPPAAPAACRAPVPPRLLLVSASAGGRHAEQQEVPAQTLTSIFSMAWLDAENRERERRGAAGLRRCVLSAQGDVFRVPWEDVVHPQFLSHSHGSAPSRTDGKLLPLPATPSQSAASSDDSEGEYVELTELLPPLRPAPTRFCPQKGSLTQSISLQNRTRTTPHSNTHPLTVKPSSHTLQCSRLLEENFSPSSSSSSEGCGAAGGSSMQAAAAGGEEEEAKHDRDEGLESDCAEREERLQQERRSDEEEEEVVLGRKEEVMKVDQKEEGEVIEKATGCEEYTAKDLYSENTKQMHSEDSYSERFVRKLNPEALYCKNMSDNTHTEDYCCESVTEKILPEDSYSENMSEKNKHSNSNYGYMGENRHPGGSYSEKLTKNTNLKDFYSENIKKINPEDSYCENMIQKTKHPDYQCKSITESKQSAEYYFENIALKTISASSISENETQETVTDDFYSDSTLQTQSEDSYFEIGSFQIPSESQRLNSGHVFPNNFKTEQSLFKSKDSYSEKLIQQTLPEDSYSEKQEQLDDSYSENLIQHENSYSENATQNEDSYFEDQIKHEDSYFEDPAQLTLPENSYSEKQEQLEDSYSENRTQPEDSLSTTKHLGVIYSEKQTQDSYCEDPAESGEAPPVFSGGQEDLGKEEEQIDGRRSAGHQTEGSGCEGSHIQLHINAGFGPKEPEKPLASPTQSSQSRFQSVLLGSGAVCLPGTRDRAGRVLLTVSTCSPVWSDPDCESAELLRLMRYYISTLRAEAVAMGLTVLVDARRAAPASALFSALQTLQEDSPSSIHSVLFLANKDSSLRLDKTAAAQVELLSSLKSLQRHVDLQQLPVEFGGSFSFSQSSWISFRLRVEQLSRQCSSVIHLLQETISNLQSTPLPAVAEDAEQLLSSCRAAMCSTLKDARLVLLQQEGGASLAWLRRDEVIGTAEERRAAVEAAASLYDQVDELLHRLVTLSNARTQELSFIAEFRGLERGFSQVRAWLEQEGELRLQSLNEPVDSLELLSRKQQDFKEFYAAAYERCKQGEALLSRLERWDDVSNPDLHAYEVKVHSFWAQLQDFSQRVKSTEQNMERAVQLYRFLDQAYGWALEGLRQLACVSMEDCTTPDKCCTVIGCLEDYRSKHPPIPESRFQEMKTEAGLLRGERGLRQWSFAWSKCQETENTFDRKMEAALRTRDSAHHCRSDSVVSTSSASSRKSGLWGILDASPPIPQRTPFLRRLLRSPSSFEESVRLDVCSPGFILPSSSSYFSSSSSSRRQLLRKTHSFDHPASPDTSRCGAGPRTLSEPPRRGNTGVFIRGLEVSSTEAADRTLHPRTPEQNWAGPRSPGTPGGTAGDGRPRGSKLLHIVEEMVTTEREYVRSLRYIIHHYFPEMERADLPQDLRGKRSVIFGNLEKLLDFHSQFFLRELESCWKHPLRAPHCFLRHQEQFGLYALYSKNKPKSDALLMNHGQAFFRRKQLELGDKMDLSSYLLKPVQRMSKYALLLSDLTKEVGGAQEAELTALQDATNMVKFQLRHGNDLLAMDAIRECDVNLKEQGQLIRQDEFTVWSGRKKCQRHIFLFEDLLLFSKPKKMEGGLDVFIYKHSFKTADVGLTESSGDDGLRFEIWFRRRTAKNQTFVLQAASADAKHAWTADVARILWSQAARNKEMRLKEMVSMGVGNKPFLDIQPSDAAISNRAVHYIMKPRGARTRASIAVATFDHAHPFSKAAASEAAASGPSSCSLLGPLNLHMFSPTAPPADGSFGSSCIEEDEQEQETSSQPSMTTESSGSSSRCLSGSTGSDSGCASSHLQDDPHPSSGKRHGNSDFISAEAATVV, from the exons GACTCTGAATCTTTGGACGTGTGCGTCCAGAAGGCGCTGGCCGCCGTCTTCCCGCCCTTCCAGACCTCGGCCCCCACCCTGCTGCCTCAGGTTCTCGCCGTGGTGGACAGCTGTTACCGTGGAGACGGCCTCCGCTACCtcttccacttcctgcttccttccAAGCACTTCctgcagaacctgcagcagGATGCCTGC GCTCCGTTCTCTGGCCTGCTGTTCCGTCATCCCGGCTGGCCTCTCTGCCTCCATGAGAAGATAGTCGTCCATCTTTGTCCTCTGGATCCGCTCCTCCTCCATCCAGGAGACTTCTACCTGCTgctttctcctcctgctgctcctgcgGCCTGCAGGGCCCCCGTCCCTCCCCGCCTGCTCCTTGTCAGCGCGTCAGCGGGTGGCCGCCATGCGGAGCAGCAGGAGGTGCCGGCCCAGACCCTGACCTCCATCTTCAGCATGGCCTGGCTGGACGCTGAGAACCGGGAGCGTGAGCGGCGCGGCGCCGCCGGGCTGCGGCGTTGCGTCCTGTCCGCCCAGGGCGACGTCTTCAGGGTGCCCTGGGAGGACGTCGTCCACCCGCAGTTCCTCAGCCACTCGCACGGCTCTGCCCCCTCCAGGACGGACGGGAAGCTCCTCCCCCTCCCAGCTACACCCAGCCAGTCAGCAGCCAGCAGCGACGACTCAGAGGGCGAATACGTGGAGCTGACCGagctgctgccgccgctgcgACCGGCGCCAACACGCTTCTGCCCACAGAAAGGATCCCTGACCCAGTCCATCAGCctccagaaccggaccagaaccactCCACACTCCAACACACACCCGTTGACCGTCAAGCCCAGCTCACACACCCTGCAGTGCTCCAGACTGCTGGAAGAGAACTTCagtccttcctcctcctcttcctcagaagGCTGCGGCGCAGCAGGGGGGAGCAGCAtgcaggctgcagctgcaggaggtgaggaggaggaggcaaaGCATGACAGAGATGAAGGTTTGGAGTCAGACTGTGCAGAAAGAGAGGAGCGACTGCAGCAAGAGAGGAGGagcgatgaagaggaggaggaggtggttctgggaagaaaggaagaagtgaTGAAAGTTGATCAGAAGGAAGAAGGAGAGGTTATAGAGAAAGCAACAGGATGTGAAGAGTACACAGCTAAAGACCTTTACTCTGAAAATACCAAACAAATGCACTCTGAGGACTCTTATTCTGAAAGGTTTGTGAGAAAACTAAACCCAGAGGCCTTGTACTGTAAAAACATGTCTGACAATACACACACAGAAGACTATTGTTGTGAAAGTGTCACAGAAAAAATCCTCCCAGAGGACTCTTATTctgaaaatatgtcagaaaaaaacaaacatagtaACTCTAATTATGGATATATGGGAGAAAATAGACATCCAGGAGGCTCTTATTctgaaaaactaacaaaaaatacaaacctgAAGGACTTTTActctgaaaatataaagaaaataaacccaGAAGACTCATATTGTGAAAATAtgatccaaaaaacaaaacacccagATTATCAGTGTAAAAGCATCACGGAAAGCAAACAATCAGCAGagtattattttgaaaatattgctCTAAAAACAATCTCTGCCAGCTCTATTTCTGAAAATGAGACACAGGAAACTGTCACTGATGACTTTTATTCTGACAGCACATTGCAGACACAGTCTgaagactcttattttgaaattggCTCCTTTCAAATACCCTCTGAGTCTCAGAGGTTAAATTCTGGGCATGTTTTCCccaacaactttaaaactgaacaaagcCTATTCAAATCCAAAGACTCTTATTCTGAAAAGCTAATACAACAAACACTACCTGAAGACTCTTATTCTGAAAAACAAGAGCAACTTGATGACTCTTATTCTGAAAATCTGATACAACATGAAAACTCTTATTctgaaaatgcaacacaaaatgaggactcttattttgaagatcAGATTAAACATGaggactcttattttgaagatcCAGCACAACTAACACTACCTGAGAACTCTTattctgaaaaacaagaacaacttGAGGACTCTTATTCCGAAAACCGGACACAACCTGAGGATTCcctttcaacaacaaaacatctgggtgtcatttattctgaaaaacaaacacaggactCTTATTGTGAAGATCCAGCAGAGTCTGGGGAAGCTCCTCCTGTGTTCAGTGGAGGGCAGGAGGACCTGGGGAAAGAAGAGGAGCAGATTGATGGACGAAGATCTGCAGGTCATCAGACTGAAG GTTCCGGCTGTGAGGGCTCCCATATCCAGTTACACATCAACGCTGGTTTTGGTCCAAAAGAACCAGAAAAACCCTTAGCTTCCCCAacccagtcctcccagtccaGGTTCCAGAGTGTGCTGCTGGGGTCTGGAGCTGTGTGCCTGCCTG GAACCAGAGACAGAGCAGGGCGGGTTCTTCTCACCGTCTCCACCTGCAGCCCTGTGTGGTCCGACCCAGACTGTGAGAGTGCCGAGCTGCTCCGCCTCATGCGCTACTACATCTCCACCCTCAG gGCGGAGGCTGTAGCCATGGGGCTGACGGTGTTGGTGGATGCTCGGAGAGCTGCTCCTGCATCTGCCCTCTTCTCTGCCCTCCAGACACTGCAG GAGGATTCGCCCAGCTCCATCCACTCAGTTCTCTTCCTGGCTAACAAAGACTCATCACTGCGGCTGgataaaactgctgctgctcag GTGGAGCTGCTGAGCTCCCTGAAGTCTCTGCAGAGACATGTGGAtctgcagcagcttcctgtAGAGTTTGGAGGCTCATTCAGCTTCAGCCAGAGCAGCTGGATCAGCTTCAGATTg AGGGTGGAGCAGCTCTCCAGGCAGTGCAGCAGCGTCATCCATCTGCTGCAGGAAACCATCAGCAACCTGCAGAGCACACCTTTACCTGCTGTTGCTGAG GATGCGGAGCAGCTGCTGTCCAGCTGCAGGGCGGCGATGTGCAGCACCCTGAAAGACGCCCGCttggtgctgctgcagcaggagggCGGGGCCTCTCTGGCCTGGCTGCGCAGGGACGAGGTGATCGGCACGGCGGAGGAGCGGCGGGCGGCGGTGGAGGCCGCGGCGTCTCTCTACGATCAGGTGGATGAGCTGCTGCACCGCCTGGTCACTCTGTCCAACGCCAGGACGCAGGAGCTGAGCTTCATCGCCGAGTTCAGGGGCCTGGAGCGCGGCTTCAGCCAG GTGAGGGCGTGGCTGGAGCAGGAGGGCGAGCTCCGTCTGCAGTCTCTGAACGAGCCGGTGGACTCTCTGGAGCTGCtgagcaggaagcagcaggacTTCAAGGAGTTCTACGCCGCCGCTTAT GAGCGCTGCAAGCAGGGCGAAGCTCTTCTGAGCCGGCTGGAGCGCTGGGACGACGTCTCTAATCCGGACCTGCACGCCTACGAGGTCAAAGTTCACTCCTTCTGGGCCCAGCTGCAGGACTTCTCCCAGCGGGTCAAAAGCACCGAGCAGAACATGGAGCGGGCCGTGCAGCTGTACCGCTTCCTGGACCAG GCCTACGGCTGGGCGCTGGAGGGCCTTCGCCAGCTGGCCTGCGTCTCCATGGAGGACTGCACGACGCCAGACAAATGCTGTACTGTGATTGGCTGCCTGGAAGACTACCGGTCAAAGCACCCTCCAATCCCAGAGAGCCGCTTCCAGGAGATGAAGACGGAGGCGGGGCTGCTGAGGGGCGAGCGCGGCCTCCGCCAGTGGAGCTTCGCCTGGTCCAAGTGTCAGGAGACCGAGAACACATTTGACAGGAAGATGGAGGCGGCGCTCCGGACTCGGGACTCCGCCCATCATTGCCGCTCCGACTCTGTCGTGAGCACAAGCTCCGCCTCCTCCAGGAAGTCCGGGCTGTGGGGAATCCTTGACGCGTCGCCGCCCATCCCACAGCGCACACCGTTCCTGCGGCGCCTGCTGCGGAGCCCCTCCTCCTTCGAAGAGTCTGTGCGGCTGGACGTCTGCTCCCCCGGCTTCATCctgccttcctcttcctcctatttttcctcctcctcttcctccaggaGGCAGCTGCTGAGGAAGACCCACAGCTTCGACCACCCGGCCTCACCCGACACGTCACGCTGCGGCGCCGGCCCTCGCACCCTCAGCGAGCCGCCGCGCAGAGGAAACACGGGCGTGTTCATCCGCGGCCTGGAGGTCAGCAGCACGGAGGCAGCGGACCGGACGCTCCATCCCAGAACCCCGGAGCAGAACTGGGCGGGTCCACGGAGCCCTGGGACACCAGGGGGCACCGCAGGGGACGGCCGGCCGCGAGGAAG TAAACTGCTGCACATCGTGGAGGAGATGGTGACCACGGAGCGGGAGTACGTCCGCTCGCTGCGTTACATCATCCATCACTACTTCCCAGAGATGGAGCGCGCCGACCTTCCTCAGGACCTCAGAGGGAAACGCTCCGTCATCTTCGGCAACCTGGAGAAGCTGCTGGACTTCCACAGCCAGTTCTTCCTCAGGGAGCTGGAGTCCTGCTGGAAGCACCCACTGAGGGCGCCACACTGCTTCCTCAGACAC CAGGAGCAGTTCGGCCTCTACGCTCTCTACAGTAAGAACAAACCCAAATCCGACGCGCTGCTGATGAACCACGGCCAAGCCTTCTTCAGG AGGAAGCAGCTGGAGCTGGGCGATAAGATGGACCTGTCGTCCTACCTGCTGAAGCCCGTCCAGAGGATGAGTAAATACGCCCTGCTGCTCTCCGACCTCACCAAGGAGGTGGGCGGCGCTCAGGAGGCGGAGCTTACCGCGCTGCAGGATGCCACCAACATGGTCAAGTTCCAGCTTCGCCACGGCAACGACCTGCTGGCCATGGACGCCATCAGGGAATGCGAT GTGAACCTGAAGGAGCAGGGTCAGCTGATCCGGCAGGATGAGTTCACGGTCTGGAGCGGCAGGAAGAAATGCCAGCGCCACATCTTCCTGTTCGAGGATCTGCTTCTGTTCAGCAAGCCCAAGAAGATGGAGGGCGGGCTGGACGTCTTCATCTACAAGCATTCCTTCAAA ACGGCAGACGTGGGCCTGACGGAGTCCAGCGGGGACGACGGGCTCCGCTTCGAGATCTGGTTCCGGAGGAGAACCGCCAAGAACCAGACCTTCGTCCTGCAGGCTGCCTCGGCCGACGCCAAGCACGCCTGGACCGCCGACGTCGCCCGCATCCTGTGGAGCCAGGCGGCCCGCAACAAAG AGATGCGTCTGAAGGAGATGGTGTCGATGGGAGTGGGGAACAAACCGTTCCTGGACATCCAGCCGAGCGACGCCGCCATCAGCAACCGGGCCGTCCATTACATCATGAAGCCCAGAG GTGCCAGAACCAGGGCATCCATCGCCGTGGCGACCTTTGACCACGCCCACCCGTTCAGCAAGGCGGCGGCCTCAGAAGCGGCAGCATCAGGACCGTCGTCCTGCAGCCTGCTGGGACCGCTCAACCTGCACATGTTCAG CCCCACCGCCCCCCCGGCCGACGGCTCCTTCGGCTCCTCCTGCATCGAGGAAGACGAGCAGGAGCAGGAGACCAGCAGCCAGCCCTCCATGA CCACCGAGAGCTCCGGCTCCTCCTCCCGCTGCCTCTCCGGCTCCACCGGCTCCGACAGCGGCTGCGCCTCCTCCCACCTGCAGGACGACCCCCACCCGTCCTCCGGAAAACGCCATGGCAACAGCGACTTCATCTCGGCT GAAGCCGCCACCGTCGTCTGA